TAGAGTTTTTATTCTTTCCCATGGATCTTCATTTAAAAAACGATGCATAACATCGAAGGTTGCACCACCCCACATCTCCAAAGAATGAAAACCTACTTCGTCCATCATCTCTGCAACAGGTATCATATCTTCAGTTCGTCCTCGGGTTGCAAAAATAGATTGGTGACCATCCCTATAAGAAACATCTTGAACTTTAACAGGATTCTTTGCCTTCGGTCTATCTCCAGCGTAATTCATCTCTGTCATATTTAAAACGCCATGTTTATCAAATTTCATTTTCATCTCCTTGGTTGCATAGGCGAGTAAGAACTTGTTCCAACCCGCAAAGTATCTCTTTGAACATAAATAGTAGTAGGAACCTGGTCCAACCCTTAAAGTATCATTTTGTCTATAAACTAGGATCAATAAACTTTAATTTACGATCTATCTTAATTAATAGACAAAACAGCCTTATCTAAAGAGTTTTGTTTGGGCCATCTGTCGATTCTTCATAATCATCTGCCTACCAGAATCTACCCAATTATTACCACTCTTTTTATTTTTTTCTTCTTCTTCTAAAAATGCCATAACTGCCATAATAGCAGCCTTTTTCATCTTTGCTCTTTTATCCATAACTAAACCCTATAGAGGAATATTCCCATGTTTCTTAGGAGGTAGCGCTTCACGTTTAGTCTTTAAAATATTTAAAGCGTCTACTAATCTTTTTCTTGTCTCTGATGGCTCTATAATAGCATCTATATATCCACGTTCTGCAGCAATATATGGTGTATTAAATGCTGTTTCATACTCAGCAATTTTTTCATCAATAACAGCTTGCTTATCATTCTCATCAGCTGCTGAAATAGCTTTTCTATATGATGCAATAATACCAACGGCACCCTTTGCACCCATTACAGCTATTTCAGAACTTGGCCATGCAAACATCATATCTGCACCTAAATGTTTAGAACTCATTGCAATGTAAGAACCACCATAATTTTTTCTAGTAACAACTGTCAACTTAGGAACTGTAGCTTCAGAGTATGCCCATAACATTTTAGCACCATGACGAATTATACCATTATGCTCTTGATTAACCCCAGGAAGAAACCCTGGTACATCTACAAATGAGATTAAAGGAATATTATAGGCATCACAAGTTCTAATAAACCTAGTCATTTTATCCGATGCGTCAATATCTAAACAACCAGCTAAAAACATTGGCTGATTTGCAACAATACCAACAACTCTACCATCTAAACGCCCATATCCTACTATTGCATTTTCAGCAAAAAGCTCTTGCACTTCATAAAAATAACCATCATCTAAAACCTCTTCAATAATATTTTTCATATCATAGGGAGCTCTAGCATCATCTGGAATAACTGTATTTAAATCAGGACAATCTCTATGTGGATCATCACTAGAGTGAATTGTTTCTGGCTCTTCCATATTATTATTAGGTAAAAATGAGATCAACTCTCTTATACTCTCTAATGCATCTTGATCACTCTCACACGCAAAATGAGCATTACCTGACTTTGCATTATGAACAACTGCACCACCTAGCTCTTCAAATGTAGTTTTCTCACCTGTAACAGACTCAATAACACTTGGACCTGTAATAAACATATAACTAGTTTTTTTAACCATAAATATAAAATCAGTCATAGCAGGAGAGTATACAGCCCCTCCAGCACAAGGTCCCATAATACATGATATTTGAGGAATAACACCTGAGGCCCTTGAATTTCTAAAGAAGATATCCCCATAACCCTTTAAAGAGTCTATACCTTCTTCTACCCTTGCTCCTCCAGAGTCATTTAATCCGATTATAGGAACTCCACACTTCATTGCTAGGTCTTGCACTTTTACGATTTTTGCAGCGTGTTGCTCCCCTAAAGATCCACCTCTAGCGGTAAAATCTTGAGAGTATGCAAAAACAGGCCTTCCTTCAATTAAACCATGCCCTGTAATAACACCGTCTGCCGGTATATCAACATCTTGAAAATTAAAGTTTGTAGAACGATGTTTAACAAACATATCAATCTCTCTAAACGTACCTTCATCAAACAGAATATCAAGTCTCTCTCTAGCTGTAAGCTTATTTTTATCATGTTGTTTCTTAACACGATCTTCTCCACCCATTTTCTTTATTATTTCTTCTCGCTGTTTTAACTCTTTAAGCTTGTCAGCTACTGTAGACATTGGTTGCTCCTCTTAACTGTAAAGTTAACTGTTTATTATTTTAACGCCAGCCTGTTTAATGTCAAGATAAATGAAGATAAAATAAACAAATTAGCAAAAACGTCAAAAAAATCTTTAATAAAAAATATATATAGGGTAAAATATGGAAATTAGATTATTGACAACAATACATTTTTTGTCAAAAATAAATCTAAGAAAGAATAATATGGAGAAAATATATGGGTGTAAAAATATTATCAGTAGGTGCATGGACCCCTAGCAAAGTTTTAACCAACGATGATCTTACAAAAATGGTTGATACTTCTGATGAGTGGATAAGAACAATGACTGGTATTTGTGAAAGACGAATAGCTGATGAAGATACAGCAACTTCTGACATTGCATATAATGCAGCAAAAATTGCTTTAGAAAGAGCAAAAATAAATGCCGATGAACTTGATATGATAATTGTAGCTACTGCTACCCCAGACTATATAGGTTTCCCAGCAACGGCTTGTATTGTACAAGACAGAATAGGCGCTACAAAAGCAGGGGCCTTTGATTTAGTTGCTGGTTGCTCAGGGTTATCCTACGCTATTGAGGTAGCTCGAGGCTTAATAAATAATGGTAGAATGAAAAATATTATGATAATTGGAGCGGAGAAACTCTCAAGCATTGTAAACTGGAATGATAGAAGTACTTGTTGTCTATTTGGTGACGGGGCAGGCTCACTAATATTATCAAAGGGTAGTGATGCTGATGGAGATATTATTGACTCAATTGTTAGAGCTGATGGTAGTGGAGAGTGCGCCTTAAAAATTAATGCGGGAGGTTCTAGAAACCCAATAAAAGATACTCTTCCAGATATTACAGAAAGAACTCTATATATGGACGGTCAAGCTGTTTACAACTTTGCAGTTAAAGTTAATACAGAGATGGTTAAAGAGCTTTTAGAGAGACATAACTTAACTGCAGATGATATTGCATGGATTGTACCTCACCAAGCAAACTATAGAATAATTAAAGCTGCGTCAAAGCGATTAAAACTTGATGAGTCTAAATTTTATATGAACTTAAAAGATTATGGAAATACATCTGCAGCAAGTATAGGTATAGCTCTAAACGAGATGCATGAAAAAGGACTGCTAAAACGAG
Above is a genomic segment from Thiospirochaeta perfilievii containing:
- a CDS encoding acyl-CoA carboxylase subunit beta, whose translation is MSTVADKLKELKQREEIIKKMGGEDRVKKQHDKNKLTARERLDILFDEGTFREIDMFVKHRSTNFNFQDVDIPADGVITGHGLIEGRPVFAYSQDFTARGGSLGEQHAAKIVKVQDLAMKCGVPIIGLNDSGGARVEEGIDSLKGYGDIFFRNSRASGVIPQISCIMGPCAGGAVYSPAMTDFIFMVKKTSYMFITGPSVIESVTGEKTTFEELGGAVVHNAKSGNAHFACESDQDALESIRELISFLPNNNMEEPETIHSSDDPHRDCPDLNTVIPDDARAPYDMKNIIEEVLDDGYFYEVQELFAENAIVGYGRLDGRVVGIVANQPMFLAGCLDIDASDKMTRFIRTCDAYNIPLISFVDVPGFLPGVNQEHNGIIRHGAKMLWAYSEATVPKLTVVTRKNYGGSYIAMSSKHLGADMMFAWPSSEIAVMGAKGAVGIIASYRKAISAADENDKQAVIDEKIAEYETAFNTPYIAAERGYIDAIIEPSETRKRLVDALNILKTKREALPPKKHGNIPL
- a CDS encoding beta-ketoacyl-ACP synthase III: MGVKILSVGAWTPSKVLTNDDLTKMVDTSDEWIRTMTGICERRIADEDTATSDIAYNAAKIALERAKINADELDMIIVATATPDYIGFPATACIVQDRIGATKAGAFDLVAGCSGLSYAIEVARGLINNGRMKNIMIIGAEKLSSIVNWNDRSTCCLFGDGAGSLILSKGSDADGDIIDSIVRADGSGECALKINAGGSRNPIKDTLPDITERTLYMDGQAVYNFAVKVNTEMVKELLERHNLTADDIAWIVPHQANYRIIKAASKRLKLDESKFYMNLKDYGNTSAASIGIALNEMHEKGLLKRGDYIITMGFGAGLTYAANLIKY